From the Polyangia bacterium genome, one window contains:
- the phoU gene encoding phosphate signaling complex protein PhoU — MGREHTNRDYEQELRKLREQILLMGAKVEESITGSIRALTERDTTLAERMIAFDRSVNQMEVDIDSLCMQVLARRQPVASDLRFITMALKLVTDLERIGDLGVNMCERVIELNQEPPLKPYVDLPRMAEDVQGMLHDALDAFVASDPELAQRVIERDVNIDAYYHQIFRELLTYMMEDVRNIHRATRLQSIAKYLERIGDHATNLAEMVVFMVKGKDIRHVGKLGRDSR, encoded by the coding sequence ATGGGCCGCGAGCACACGAACCGCGATTACGAACAAGAGCTGCGCAAGCTGCGCGAGCAGATCTTGCTGATGGGCGCCAAGGTCGAAGAAAGCATCACCGGCAGCATCCGCGCCCTCACCGAGCGCGACACCACGCTGGCCGAACGGATGATCGCCTTTGATCGCAGCGTCAACCAGATGGAAGTCGACATCGACAGCCTGTGCATGCAGGTGCTGGCGCGCCGGCAGCCGGTGGCGTCCGACCTGCGGTTCATCACCATGGCGCTGAAGCTGGTCACCGACCTGGAACGCATCGGCGATCTGGGCGTGAACATGTGCGAGCGGGTGATCGAGCTCAATCAAGAGCCGCCGCTGAAACCGTACGTCGATCTGCCGCGCATGGCGGAGGACGTGCAGGGAATGTTGCACGACGCCCTGGACGCCTTCGTGGCCAGCGATCCGGAGCTGGCCCAGCGGGTGATCGAGCGCGACGTGAACATCGACGCCTATTACCACCAGATCTTTCGCGAGCTCTTGACGTACATGATGGAAGACGTGCGCAACATCCATCGCGCCACGCGCCTGCAGTCGATCGCCAAATACCTTGAACGCATCGGCGACCACGCCACCAACCTGGCCGAGATGGTGGTCTTCATGGTCAAGGGCAAAGACATCCGCCACGTCGGAAAACTCGGGCGCGACAGCCGCTAG